The following proteins come from a genomic window of Alicyclobacillus dauci:
- a CDS encoding Bax inhibitor-1/YccA family protein, giving the protein MEAYTLSQNRLLGRVFFGLFGTLLAALVGVGVGTQIPMGMIAVLSLVELVMIFVAMFRQRKKAIGFGFVYAFTFISGVTLWPIVHQYAMTLGAGLVLKALAVSAGSFLIAAIVASRTSLDFSFLGGFLFVGLMAILLMGLVSLFTGFSSLASLIYSLLGIAIFIGYILFDVNRIARYGIAEQQVPWVVLSLYLDFVNLFLFVLRLMGVLGSSDRR; this is encoded by the coding sequence ATGGAAGCTTATACCCTGTCACAGAACAGATTGCTTGGACGTGTTTTCTTTGGTCTATTTGGCACGCTGCTTGCTGCCTTGGTCGGCGTCGGTGTGGGCACGCAAATTCCCATGGGGATGATTGCGGTTCTCAGTTTGGTCGAACTCGTCATGATTTTTGTTGCGATGTTTCGGCAGAGAAAGAAAGCCATTGGGTTCGGCTTTGTCTACGCGTTTACGTTCATCTCGGGCGTGACCCTGTGGCCCATTGTTCACCAGTACGCGATGACGCTTGGCGCCGGTCTGGTTCTAAAGGCATTGGCGGTGTCAGCCGGATCGTTTCTCATCGCAGCTATCGTGGCATCCCGGACATCACTTGATTTCTCGTTTCTCGGCGGTTTTTTGTTCGTGGGCCTGATGGCGATTTTGCTCATGGGGCTGGTTTCTCTGTTCACTGGCTTTTCGTCCCTTGCCAGTCTCATTTACTCACTGCTCGGAATTGCCATTTTTATCGGGTACATCCTGTTTGATGTGAACCGAATCGCTCGCTACGGAATTGCGGAGCAACAGGTCCCGTGGGTAGTGCTCTCACTGTACTTGGACTTTGTCAATCTGTTCCTGTTTGTTCTTCGCTTGATGGGCGTTTTGGGGTCGTCGGATCGGCGCTGA
- the mutY gene encoding A/G-specific adenine glycosylase, producing MRKSSESLVDFGHKLVSWYELHKRPLPWRETSDPYRILVSETMLQQTRVETVIPYYHRFLRRYPDIRALAEADEADVMKLWQGLGYYSRARNLQRAMQTVVSDHGGIIPQDTKQVQALPGVGPYTTGAVMSIAYNQPVAAVDGNVLRVMSRYLGIADPIDDKHVKADITNHVQTAVEHSVPKLFTQALMELGATVCTPRRPQCLVCPVQDECTARSTGQVDELPRKRPKKKRKQRVIVALWVEQNGELVVEQRGSDGLLAGMWQLPHVELGVDEATPQAMLAAAESRLDQLFPGNGIKVANEVREGTDGLLQFAQIAEAKHIFTHLEWRVCVMRPVGYHDIKSGQGDLQGAEFVPIHDLQRLVWPKVYEKILHEILGVDVATRDLVTR from the coding sequence TTGCGGAAGAGCTCGGAAAGCCTGGTCGACTTCGGGCATAAGCTTGTATCGTGGTACGAACTCCACAAACGGCCACTGCCATGGCGTGAAACATCGGATCCATATCGCATTCTCGTCAGTGAGACAATGCTCCAGCAAACGCGTGTGGAAACCGTTATTCCCTATTACCATCGTTTTCTCCGCCGATATCCCGACATTCGGGCGCTGGCGGAAGCGGATGAAGCGGACGTCATGAAGTTGTGGCAAGGTCTAGGTTACTATTCTCGGGCTCGGAACCTGCAACGGGCAATGCAAACCGTTGTTTCCGATCACGGCGGCATCATCCCTCAAGACACGAAACAGGTACAGGCACTACCTGGCGTTGGACCCTACACAACAGGCGCGGTCATGAGTATCGCCTATAACCAGCCTGTTGCGGCGGTGGATGGGAATGTGCTCAGAGTGATGTCGAGGTATTTAGGAATAGCTGATCCAATTGATGACAAGCATGTGAAAGCGGACATCACGAATCACGTTCAAACTGCTGTCGAACACAGTGTTCCAAAGCTGTTTACGCAAGCTCTAATGGAGCTCGGTGCAACAGTATGTACGCCGCGGCGACCACAGTGCCTAGTTTGTCCCGTCCAGGATGAATGCACCGCACGGAGCACGGGGCAAGTGGATGAGTTGCCTCGAAAGCGGCCTAAGAAAAAACGTAAACAGCGCGTTATAGTGGCACTTTGGGTGGAACAAAACGGTGAATTAGTCGTCGAACAGCGGGGAAGCGATGGGCTTTTGGCCGGCATGTGGCAATTGCCCCATGTTGAACTCGGTGTAGATGAAGCGACGCCACAGGCCATGCTCGCCGCGGCTGAAAGTCGCCTTGACCAATTGTTTCCGGGGAACGGCATCAAGGTGGCCAACGAGGTTCGCGAGGGCACAGATGGACTTCTCCAATTTGCGCAAATTGCGGAAGCGAAGCACATTTTCACGCACCTCGAATGGCGCGTTTGTGTCATGCGGCCTGTTGGTTATCATGATATCAAGTCTGGACAAGGTGACTTACAGGGTGCAGAGTTTGTACCAATTCATGATTTACAACGTTTGGTATGGCCGAAAGTGTATGAAAAGATTTTACACGAGATCCTGGGAGTGGACGTTGCCACTCGGGACCTCGTCACACGGTGA
- a CDS encoding HPr family phosphocarrier protein, with protein MVQLEVEVKLQGGLFARAAANFVQAANRFRSEVFLEKDGRTVNAKSIMGVMSLAVASGQMIVVRANGSDEEQAATQLAQFVQTEQLN; from the coding sequence ATGGTTCAACTCGAAGTTGAAGTGAAATTGCAGGGAGGACTCTTTGCGCGGGCTGCTGCGAACTTTGTGCAAGCTGCCAACCGCTTCCGATCCGAAGTGTTTTTGGAGAAAGACGGAAGAACGGTAAACGCGAAGAGTATCATGGGCGTCATGTCCCTCGCGGTTGCGTCCGGACAGATGATTGTCGTCCGTGCAAACGGATCGGATGAAGAACAGGCCGCCACACAATTGGCTCAATTTGTTCAAACAGAACAACTAAACTGA
- the whiA gene encoding DNA-binding protein WhiA: MSFAADTKKELTQIEENACCAKSELRAILALGAFFVSVDGRRQMIVETENVATARRIYTSLKEQFDSRPEVIVRKKMRLKKNNVYAIRLPGPQAESILHELGWQGEMSDGPVAPECPLPVEDCCRRAFLRGAFLAGGSVNAPGSSSYHLEMYVGAHVLANQVLFLMNEFELHARQTPRKKGYIVYLKEGEKIVDFLNLIGAVQALLKFEDRRILKGMRNQVNRLVNCETANMNKTIAAAVRQIEMIRYVDHRMGLGQLPDHLREVAELRLKYPEANLQELCERLGNRVSKSGLNHRFKKIEDIAQNLRAGGTA, from the coding sequence GTGTCGTTTGCAGCTGATACAAAAAAAGAACTCACTCAAATTGAAGAAAACGCTTGTTGCGCGAAGAGTGAATTACGTGCCATCCTGGCTCTTGGTGCCTTTTTTGTATCTGTGGATGGACGTCGACAGATGATCGTTGAGACGGAAAACGTCGCAACAGCCCGCCGAATCTATACATCGCTGAAGGAACAATTCGACAGTCGACCGGAAGTCATTGTTCGAAAGAAAATGCGGTTGAAAAAGAACAACGTCTACGCCATTCGCCTGCCTGGTCCGCAAGCTGAAAGCATTTTACACGAGCTCGGGTGGCAGGGAGAAATGTCGGATGGTCCGGTTGCGCCAGAATGCCCGCTGCCAGTGGAAGATTGCTGCAGGAGAGCGTTTTTGCGGGGGGCATTTTTAGCGGGCGGATCGGTCAATGCACCAGGCAGTTCCTCGTACCATTTAGAGATGTACGTGGGTGCACATGTACTCGCAAATCAAGTGCTTTTTTTGATGAACGAGTTTGAACTTCACGCAAGACAGACGCCGCGCAAAAAGGGATACATTGTGTACCTTAAAGAGGGCGAGAAGATTGTTGACTTCTTAAATTTGATCGGCGCCGTTCAAGCGCTGTTAAAATTTGAGGACAGACGCATACTCAAAGGGATGCGCAACCAGGTAAATAGGCTCGTCAATTGCGAGACCGCAAACATGAACAAGACCATTGCGGCGGCTGTTCGACAGATAGAAATGATACGCTACGTGGATCATCGAATGGGCCTTGGCCAACTCCCTGACCACTTGCGCGAGGTCGCTGAGCTAAGGCTGAAATATCCGGAGGCGAATCTCCAGGAGTTGTGTGAACGCCTTGGAAATCGTGTTTCCAAGTCGGGACTGAACCACCGGTTTAAAAAAATCGAGGACATTGCGCAGAACTTGCGCGCAGGCGGAACCGCATAG
- a CDS encoding gluconeogenesis factor YvcK family protein: MRQWWLLAWTIACFGVGILAGVLRLSRWPHAVALGIAVLVAAIVLLAFGWWSDIRQARRQAKWEERRLKIVAMGGGTGLSTILRGLKEFQVDLTAVVTVADDGGSSGRLRNDFAMPPPGDIRNCLVAMADTEPLLERLLQFRFPSGEGLEGHSFGNLFLAAMTHIMGDFESAIRETSRVLAVRGQVLPAVKEDVRLRAYLTNGTVVEGESNIPEAGGEVERLELVPSELEPLPEVLKAIESADAIVVGPGSLYTSVLPNLLVPGIADAIRKSNARKIYVCNVMTQPGETDDLSASSHVKAIYRHVGDDLFDYVLVNAAPLPEEALQQYQAQHSYPVRVDIEELNRIGLKVVARDFVHYATYARHDSRKIAEQVVSLMGYERDRRRG; encoded by the coding sequence ATGCGCCAGTGGTGGTTACTCGCGTGGACCATCGCCTGTTTCGGGGTAGGTATCCTCGCGGGCGTTCTGCGGCTTTCGAGGTGGCCGCACGCAGTTGCACTCGGTATCGCCGTCCTGGTTGCGGCCATCGTGCTGCTCGCGTTCGGCTGGTGGTCGGACATTCGACAAGCTAGAAGACAGGCGAAGTGGGAAGAGCGGCGGCTGAAAATCGTAGCAATGGGTGGCGGCACGGGGTTGTCCACCATTTTGCGCGGGTTGAAAGAATTTCAAGTCGATTTGACAGCCGTTGTCACCGTCGCCGATGATGGCGGCAGCTCCGGACGTCTGAGGAATGATTTTGCCATGCCTCCGCCAGGCGATATCCGCAACTGTCTCGTTGCAATGGCTGATACGGAACCGTTGCTCGAACGCTTGTTGCAGTTTCGCTTTCCGTCGGGGGAAGGGCTCGAGGGTCACAGCTTTGGAAATCTGTTTTTGGCGGCCATGACACACATCATGGGGGATTTTGAGTCCGCTATTCGGGAAACCAGTCGAGTTCTCGCCGTGCGGGGGCAAGTTTTACCTGCCGTGAAGGAAGATGTACGTCTTCGGGCGTATTTAACAAATGGGACCGTCGTTGAAGGAGAGTCCAATATTCCGGAAGCGGGCGGTGAGGTTGAACGGCTCGAACTTGTACCGAGCGAACTAGAACCTCTACCTGAAGTCCTGAAAGCGATCGAATCAGCGGACGCCATTGTAGTGGGCCCCGGGAGTCTCTATACGAGCGTTCTTCCGAACTTATTGGTACCTGGCATTGCCGATGCAATTCGAAAGAGCAACGCACGCAAGATTTATGTGTGCAACGTCATGACACAGCCGGGTGAGACGGATGACTTGTCCGCGTCAAGCCATGTGAAGGCCATTTACCGACACGTGGGCGATGATTTATTCGACTACGTCTTAGTCAACGCTGCGCCGCTTCCAGAGGAAGCTTTGCAACAATATCAAGCACAACACAGCTATCCGGTTCGTGTCGATATCGAGGAATTGAACCGAATTGGGCTGAAAGTGGTGGCACGGGATTTCGTTCACTACGCGACTTATGCTCGTCACGACAGTCGGAAAATTGCTGAACAAGTCGTGAGCCTGATGGGATACGAGCGCGATAGACGGCGGGGATAG
- the rapZ gene encoding RNase adapter RapZ, with amino-acid sequence MTARLQTVILTGMSGAGKSVAMQALEDVGFFCVDNLPPALMPRLLDMAEHASGSLNKVAFACDLRGGALFEPLLLTVEELRQRKDMDTMLVFLDANEATLVRRYKESRRRHPLSPGSRLPESIQQERTVLAAVRRAADIVIDTSDMATGTLKQELTRRFHAHAARMPVHVVSFGFKYGVPLDADMIFDVRFLPNPHYVDELRPFTGEDQPVYDYVMQWPATQQFVSKAEDMLDFLLPEYHREGKSHLVVGVGCTGGKHRSVAIAKHIANHLRQTADVELTHRDRGREG; translated from the coding sequence ATGACAGCGCGCCTGCAAACAGTGATTCTGACCGGTATGTCTGGTGCAGGGAAATCCGTCGCAATGCAAGCCCTTGAAGATGTTGGTTTCTTCTGTGTGGACAATTTGCCGCCCGCTTTGATGCCACGGCTGTTAGATATGGCTGAGCACGCATCGGGCTCGCTCAACAAAGTGGCATTCGCGTGCGATTTGCGCGGCGGTGCACTGTTTGAACCGCTGCTGCTAACTGTTGAAGAGCTACGTCAACGCAAAGATATGGATACGATGCTGGTATTCTTAGACGCGAACGAGGCAACACTTGTTCGCCGATATAAGGAGTCTCGCCGACGTCATCCGCTTTCACCAGGATCGAGGCTACCGGAAAGCATTCAGCAGGAGCGGACGGTTTTAGCTGCTGTTCGTCGCGCTGCGGATATCGTGATCGACACGAGTGATATGGCGACCGGGACGCTCAAACAGGAGTTGACCCGCCGATTTCACGCGCATGCTGCCCGGATGCCCGTTCATGTGGTTTCATTTGGGTTTAAGTATGGGGTCCCCCTGGACGCCGATATGATTTTCGACGTTCGATTTTTACCTAATCCGCACTATGTTGATGAGTTGCGGCCATTTACGGGGGAAGACCAGCCTGTGTACGATTATGTCATGCAGTGGCCTGCGACACAGCAGTTTGTTTCCAAGGCAGAGGACATGCTCGACTTTCTGCTGCCGGAGTATCACCGTGAGGGGAAGAGCCACCTCGTTGTCGGCGTTGGCTGCACTGGCGGCAAGCATCGATCCGTCGCAATCGCCAAACATATCGCCAATCATCTACGACAGACTGCGGATGTGGAGTTGACTCACCGTGATCGGGGCAGGGAGGGATAA
- a CDS encoding NUDIX domain-containing protein, whose protein sequence is MDGLQIIVNCFVPWQDGFVMLQKPRRGWWYLPGGKVEDDELWRHGAMREFSEESGLTLSDATLRGIYRVSIAAGQESHAKERIIAQFVGHGASGTLLDEHREGKLSVIKAGEIGNLPMDEGDRLMVYHTLAAEMRGDGVVFFGRFSYDSDHQVESWTIDPGNYPIPFDSSLLTGGET, encoded by the coding sequence GTGGACGGGTTGCAAATTATTGTCAACTGTTTTGTGCCATGGCAGGACGGCTTCGTCATGCTGCAGAAGCCGCGTCGCGGCTGGTGGTATTTGCCGGGCGGGAAAGTAGAGGACGACGAATTGTGGCGGCATGGTGCCATGCGTGAGTTCAGCGAAGAATCGGGTCTTACCTTGTCTGACGCGACGCTCCGAGGGATTTATCGTGTCAGCATCGCTGCGGGTCAAGAGAGTCACGCCAAAGAACGCATCATTGCCCAGTTCGTCGGGCACGGAGCCAGTGGTACATTACTCGACGAGCATCGCGAGGGAAAACTTTCGGTCATCAAGGCGGGGGAAATCGGGAACTTGCCGATGGACGAGGGTGATCGGTTGATGGTCTATCATACACTAGCCGCCGAGATGCGTGGAGATGGGGTCGTATTCTTCGGGCGTTTTTCATATGATTCGGATCATCAGGTAGAGAGTTGGACGATAGACCCAGGAAACTATCCCATACCGTTTGATTCTTCGTTACTGACTGGGGGAGAGACGTGA
- a CDS encoding tetratricopeptide repeat protein: MDTRHSRDKSGDRSSNVIAMNFDATYFFERGVRFLQRNELSKALRAFRKTVEYEPNNPVNYCNLAGVLSEMGDFQASNELLEHVLRELDPNMAECQFYLANNYANMGEYDTAEEYVLRYLDADPDGEYAEDAEEMLGVLMDEFGGGRVFEKWQEEKRQSDVVAATKDGRYFLENGQFEAAVEWLEQVIQKEPENYAAYNNLCLAYYYTGQHDKALAMADDVLYRQPDNIHALCNRAILIKHFGWADVLEAAAEPLRKVFPLHYDLAMKVGTTLGIIGYHADALAKFRRLLRFMTPPEPVLLHAAAAAAANSRQWAIAERYWSQLVRDIDYRAVGEYYLRRLAEARSAADVDWRVSYQLDLPVEAQLAEVKDKLKDDDLDAWRRDPLVRASLYWGLRHGNHETRRRVIRALAVVADSDAEKALRLFVGRNDIDATSRLHALVALKRINAQGTVHINVNGEWQEIQLEEVDSNIIFELNPNWRAVWERTEGWLEAHHLGRLIPEAKRLWLTYLYDMFLHVNRRIGKTDIWVAGLLYITLRYFGVPVVQRELAEEFKVAPSSIRKCSLRLEQILLSAGI; this comes from the coding sequence ATGGACACTCGTCATTCTCGCGATAAATCTGGCGACAGAAGCAGCAACGTCATTGCGATGAACTTTGATGCAACATACTTCTTTGAGCGTGGCGTCCGCTTTTTGCAGCGGAATGAATTGAGCAAGGCCCTCAGAGCGTTCAGAAAAACGGTTGAATACGAACCAAACAACCCGGTTAACTATTGCAACTTAGCGGGTGTACTCTCTGAAATGGGCGATTTTCAAGCGTCCAATGAATTACTTGAACATGTGCTTCGCGAATTAGATCCGAATATGGCTGAGTGTCAATTTTACCTCGCGAATAACTACGCGAACATGGGTGAATACGACACGGCAGAGGAATATGTACTTCGCTATCTCGATGCGGATCCTGACGGGGAATACGCGGAAGATGCGGAGGAAATGCTCGGCGTCTTGATGGATGAATTTGGCGGCGGTCGAGTGTTTGAAAAGTGGCAGGAAGAGAAACGGCAGAGTGATGTTGTCGCCGCTACGAAAGATGGACGGTATTTCTTGGAGAACGGTCAGTTTGAAGCTGCCGTTGAGTGGCTGGAACAGGTCATTCAAAAGGAACCCGAAAACTACGCAGCGTACAACAATCTGTGCTTGGCCTACTATTACACAGGGCAGCACGACAAGGCATTGGCCATGGCCGATGATGTTCTCTATCGACAACCGGATAACATTCACGCGCTGTGCAATCGTGCGATTTTAATTAAGCACTTTGGCTGGGCGGACGTGCTGGAAGCAGCAGCGGAACCCCTGCGCAAAGTGTTTCCACTCCATTACGATCTCGCCATGAAAGTAGGCACAACACTCGGCATCATTGGATATCATGCGGATGCACTGGCCAAATTTCGCCGTCTGCTTCGGTTCATGACCCCGCCTGAACCTGTATTGCTTCACGCCGCGGCAGCGGCAGCGGCGAACAGTAGGCAGTGGGCCATTGCGGAACGGTACTGGAGTCAACTCGTGCGTGACATTGATTATCGAGCCGTGGGCGAATATTATCTCCGCCGTTTGGCAGAGGCCCGCAGCGCGGCTGATGTTGATTGGCGAGTGAGCTATCAACTCGATTTACCTGTTGAAGCGCAACTGGCTGAAGTGAAGGATAAGCTGAAAGACGACGACTTAGATGCATGGCGTCGCGATCCGCTTGTACGTGCCTCGCTCTACTGGGGCCTGCGCCACGGGAACCACGAGACTCGTCGGCGCGTCATTCGGGCTTTGGCGGTTGTCGCCGACAGCGATGCGGAGAAAGCATTGCGGTTGTTCGTTGGCCGAAATGACATTGACGCGACGTCACGTCTTCATGCGCTGGTTGCGTTGAAGCGCATCAACGCACAGGGAACCGTCCACATCAATGTGAACGGCGAGTGGCAAGAGATTCAGCTTGAAGAGGTGGACTCAAATATTATTTTCGAGTTGAATCCGAACTGGCGCGCAGTCTGGGAACGAACCGAGGGATGGCTTGAGGCACATCATTTAGGGCGATTGATTCCCGAAGCGAAGCGCCTTTGGCTTACTTACTTGTATGATATGTTTTTGCATGTAAATCGCCGGATTGGAAAGACAGATATATGGGTGGCAGGTCTGCTTTATATCACCCTGCGGTATTTTGGCGTTCCGGTCGTCCAACGCGAATTGGCTGAAGAATTCAAGGTGGCGCCGTCATCGATTCGAAAATGCAGTCTTCGCTTGGAACAGATCCTGCTGTCGGCTGGAATATGA
- the argS gene encoding arginine--tRNA ligase — translation MKAVKNTIAKALVQPTGLTEADLVQMLEYPPNPQLGDLALPCFKLAKSLRKNPVQIAEDLASILQQLPEVDAVNPTGGFLNISLNRSIFAQDIIQSALTDTHRLFSADRGKGLKAAVDYSSPNIAKPFSVGHLRSTIIGESIVRLMREDGYEVVGVNHLGDWGTQFGKIIAAYLHWGDEDAVRANPVRELLKLYVRFHDEAKTNPELEDEGRHWFKELEEGNEKAVHLWQWFIDESLKAFKETYDLLGVQFDHYLGESFYNDKMEPVVQELRDKGLLVKDEGAEVVDLSAYDMPPAIIKKSDGTSIYATRDLAAADYRHRNLGADKLVYVVGGEQRLHFQQLFKVLELMGRSYANNCTHVAFGFMSYNGERLSTRRGHIVYLEDVLKRAIDEAQQIIDEKNPTLPNKEEVARSVGVGAVVFNDLKTYRVHDVDFRYEDVLNFDGETGPYVQYTHARACSVLRKANKSEGEISFVDSGSMSETEWGLVFQLGQANEALTRAVDEYDPSVMARYILQVCHAFNRFYHHNPILQAEADRRDQRLALTLATRKVLAKALFLIGLDAPTEM, via the coding sequence GTGAAGGCCGTCAAAAACACAATAGCAAAAGCACTCGTACAACCAACGGGATTAACAGAAGCCGATCTCGTTCAAATGCTCGAATACCCACCAAATCCCCAGTTGGGCGATTTGGCTCTGCCCTGCTTCAAGCTGGCAAAGAGTCTTCGGAAAAATCCTGTACAGATTGCCGAAGACCTCGCATCCATCCTGCAACAACTACCAGAAGTCGATGCGGTCAATCCAACCGGCGGCTTCTTAAATATTTCGCTAAACCGCAGTATCTTTGCACAAGACATCATTCAATCCGCGCTAACCGACACACATCGATTGTTTTCAGCGGATCGAGGCAAAGGCCTCAAAGCCGCTGTCGACTACTCATCACCGAACATCGCCAAGCCATTCAGTGTTGGACATTTGCGTTCGACGATCATCGGCGAATCCATCGTCCGTCTCATGCGCGAAGACGGCTACGAAGTGGTCGGGGTCAATCACCTAGGTGACTGGGGAACACAGTTCGGCAAGATCATCGCGGCATACTTACACTGGGGCGACGAAGACGCCGTCCGGGCCAATCCGGTTCGAGAACTGTTGAAGCTGTACGTCCGTTTCCATGACGAGGCGAAGACGAATCCGGAGCTCGAAGACGAAGGCCGCCACTGGTTTAAGGAACTCGAAGAAGGTAACGAGAAGGCAGTCCACTTGTGGCAATGGTTTATCGACGAAAGCCTCAAGGCGTTCAAAGAGACGTACGACTTGCTCGGCGTTCAATTTGATCACTATCTTGGAGAAAGTTTCTACAACGACAAAATGGAACCCGTTGTCCAGGAACTCCGTGATAAAGGTCTTCTCGTCAAAGACGAGGGTGCCGAGGTTGTCGATCTCAGCGCATACGACATGCCCCCAGCCATCATCAAAAAGTCGGACGGCACATCCATCTACGCAACTCGCGATCTCGCCGCAGCCGACTATCGCCACCGCAATTTGGGCGCGGACAAACTGGTCTATGTCGTCGGAGGAGAGCAGAGACTGCACTTCCAACAGTTGTTCAAGGTACTTGAACTCATGGGCAGATCGTACGCGAACAACTGCACACACGTGGCCTTCGGGTTTATGAGCTACAATGGAGAACGCCTCTCCACTCGCCGCGGCCATATTGTGTATTTGGAAGACGTCCTCAAACGGGCCATCGATGAGGCGCAACAGATTATCGACGAGAAGAACCCAACCTTGCCGAACAAGGAAGAAGTCGCTCGCAGCGTAGGTGTGGGTGCGGTCGTCTTCAACGATCTCAAAACCTACCGCGTCCACGACGTCGATTTCCGCTACGAAGACGTCCTCAATTTCGACGGCGAAACGGGCCCATACGTTCAATACACGCACGCACGCGCATGCAGCGTGCTCCGCAAAGCCAACAAGAGCGAAGGCGAAATCTCGTTTGTCGACAGCGGATCGATGTCTGAAACGGAGTGGGGCCTCGTCTTCCAACTCGGACAGGCAAACGAAGCCTTGACTCGGGCCGTAGACGAATACGATCCGTCCGTCATGGCCCGCTACATCTTACAAGTCTGTCACGCCTTCAATCGCTTTTACCACCACAACCCAATTCTCCAAGCGGAGGCCGATAGGCGGGATCAACGCTTAGCCCTGACCCTCGCAACGCGCAAGGTCCTGGCGAAAGCACTCTTCCTCATCGGACTGGATGCCCCGACGGAGATGTAA
- a CDS encoding peptidoglycan DD-metalloendopeptidase family protein yields the protein MKWTAALQAVKTKLATARPKVKATHRWKTTGTSTTLLKFKSPRLFIAGTTSLLVIGSGAVLISSHVQASKSCLQIYRDGQYIGLVPNNPETVDTMNRVAAGYGVQFESTPVYTQVRENYPWQRVESFPTAAAVIELNNQPLVYTTSTESANQVLNNVKQALAGDIKSASHVTTSFVGDVKVVATTIGIADIVQPSDATRLLLHPQSTDPMSGRASSPAAQLNSGSHQATTQRPALSVQTHATVTKTVSLPYHVKYVKDSQLAKGDKKVVTDGKCGTQKETVSEIYLNGQQTAEHVLTKDTVTQPVDEVVKLGTNAGVASGGWIWPTDSHLITSPFGYRSFGGGQFHPGIDIGVPTGTTIHATNDGTVISAGWNSGGYGNWVEIDNGSGITTVFGHMSRVAVHNGEVVSKGEVIGYSGESGEATGPHLHYEVRMNGTAVNPMPYT from the coding sequence GTGAAATGGACAGCGGCCCTGCAAGCGGTAAAAACCAAGCTTGCTACCGCTCGCCCGAAAGTTAAGGCGACGCACAGATGGAAGACGACCGGTACATCGACAACCCTACTGAAATTCAAATCTCCACGTCTGTTCATTGCGGGTACCACCAGTTTACTGGTAATCGGCAGTGGTGCCGTTCTGATATCGTCACATGTTCAAGCATCCAAGTCATGCCTACAAATCTACCGCGATGGACAATACATTGGACTGGTCCCGAACAATCCGGAGACCGTTGACACAATGAACCGAGTGGCTGCTGGCTATGGCGTTCAATTTGAGTCGACGCCTGTCTATACACAGGTTCGAGAGAACTATCCGTGGCAGCGTGTTGAATCGTTCCCAACGGCGGCGGCAGTGATCGAGTTGAACAATCAGCCCCTCGTCTACACAACGTCAACCGAATCCGCAAATCAAGTGTTGAACAACGTAAAACAGGCGCTCGCAGGTGACATCAAGTCGGCCTCACATGTCACGACGTCGTTTGTTGGAGATGTGAAGGTTGTTGCGACGACGATCGGGATCGCTGACATTGTCCAACCAAGTGACGCGACGCGGCTCCTCCTTCATCCCCAATCAACCGATCCCATGTCGGGACGTGCTTCTTCACCAGCCGCACAGCTGAACAGCGGATCGCATCAGGCAACAACGCAACGTCCAGCTCTTTCGGTTCAGACACACGCGACGGTGACGAAGACTGTCTCTTTACCCTACCACGTAAAGTATGTGAAGGATTCCCAACTTGCTAAGGGTGACAAAAAGGTTGTAACGGACGGCAAGTGTGGAACGCAAAAAGAAACCGTGTCAGAAATCTACCTCAATGGTCAGCAAACAGCTGAGCATGTCCTCACCAAGGATACCGTCACACAACCGGTTGACGAAGTTGTCAAACTGGGAACGAACGCAGGCGTCGCGAGTGGCGGCTGGATTTGGCCCACAGACTCCCATTTGATCACGTCGCCATTTGGGTATCGCAGCTTCGGCGGTGGCCAGTTCCACCCGGGAATAGACATTGGCGTACCTACGGGAACAACGATTCACGCGACGAATGACGGGACAGTCATCTCCGCCGGATGGAACTCAGGTGGATATGGAAATTGGGTCGAGATCGACAATGGAAGCGGAATTACGACCGTGTTTGGGCACATGTCCCGAGTGGCTGTGCACAACGGCGAAGTGGTGTCGAAGGGCGAGGTCATCGGTTATTCAGGTGAGTCCGGTGAAGCGACGGGACCGCACTTGCACTACGAAGTTCGCATGAACGGCACGGCAGTGAACCCGATGCCATATACCTAA